The Flavobacterium sp. HJ-32-4 genome contains a region encoding:
- a CDS encoding protease complex subunit PrcB family protein, with protein sequence MKKTLLYAFLLIATACGTSKSVVEKRPLYEVLLQNTVDGGKFEFYETITEPREFTMILTDPELKGKVKANDIQTSNFVLLNMGEKPSAGYAIGVKSVEETDRAVIITVEKKEPAPDAVVAQVITAPYALIRINSKKEIIIQ encoded by the coding sequence ATGAAGAAAACACTACTTTACGCATTCCTATTGATTGCCACCGCGTGTGGCACTTCGAAATCCGTTGTCGAAAAACGCCCGTTGTATGAAGTCCTGCTTCAAAATACCGTCGACGGCGGAAAATTCGAATTCTACGAAACCATCACCGAACCCCGTGAATTCACGATGATCCTTACCGACCCTGAATTGAAGGGAAAGGTAAAGGCAAACGACATCCAGACGAGTAATTTTGTGCTGTTGAATATGGGCGAGAAGCCAAGTGCCGGTTACGCCATCGGGGTAAAGAGTGTCGAGGAAACAGACCGGGCCGTCATTATCACGGTTGAAAAGAAAGAACCCGCGCCCGATGCTGTTGTGGCGCAGGTGATCACGGCACCGTACGCACTCATCCGAATCAATTCCAAAAAAGAAATTATCATCCAATAA